The segment GTTTTGGTTCGGGCTGGGCCTGGTTGATTGTGGATGGCACAGGTAAACTGCAAATCACATCAACACCAAATCAAGACAATCCCTTAATGGATGTAGCCGAGGTAAAAGGCACCCCTATTCTTGGTTGCGATGTGTGGGAGCATGCCTATTATCTGAATTACCAAAACCGCAGGCCTGATTATATCGCTGCCTGGTGGAACGTAGTTTCATGGACTGAAGTGGCAAAAAGATTTGCAGCTACCAAGTAAACCTCAGGGGTTTTCAAGATCTTGTAGGTTTTGGTTTTATAATTGGATTTTACTTGGTATTTTAAATTCCCGATTGACAAATCGGGAATTTTTTATTTAAAGGCAGTTAGATTTTAAACCTATTACTATGAATGCCCGAATTTTTACCTGCATGCTGGTTTTAGCCTGTTCGTCACTCTATGCGCAGCGGTTAAAAACAGTTGAACTTAAGCCCATCTATAAGCAAGGCCTCAGGTACTATTATGATATGAACCGTGTGCGAACACCTTTTGCCCTGCAGGTACCGTTGCAGAGCCTTAACGATGAAGAAATAAACAGGCGTTATAAAAACTTTACCCGGCTTAGCGATGTCGGGGGGCTTCTTGCTTTTGCCCCGTTAATCTATATCCTTAGTGGTACCTATTCATCAGGGACAAGCTTTAATCCCAATACTTTTTTATCGCTCCTGGTGGCTGCGTTTGGGTTGGATATCACCCTTGATCTTTTTGCCCATCACCAACTGCGCAAGGGGATAGATCGTTACAATGAATTGATTGTAGTGCCTGCATCGAACACCCCTGGCTTAGCTTTACGGTATAAATTCTGAGACTAAGAGTTAAGTTCCACGATATGGTTTAAAATACGTAGGCTACTCCTGTGCGTACGGCAAACTCACCTTTAAAATAGAAATCCCCAATCAGTTCAAAGCGCCAGTTTTTTTGAAAGGGTAGTGCGCCACCGGCCCCGATGGAGAAGTCGTTTTGGCCTATTAATCCACGAAAGCGCGTAAAGAATTTATCTGCCAGGTACCAGCGTGAACCAAATACAAAACTTGATTCCCGGTCTGTCCATAACTCAACCCCGGCTGTAACGGTAAATTTCCGGATAACGAAGTAGTTGGCCTCAAAACCAATTTGGGCCTTTTTAAATAGGTCCTGGTTATCGGTTTTTAGAAAGTCGAGTCCGCCACCGATCATAAAATCCTGTGAACTTTGTGCATAGAGTGAACCAGAAAGACCAATAAGGAAAAGAAAAAATATACGCTTCATCATCGATTAAAATTTTTCAAATATAACTATCCCAATCACTTTTTATCGTCAATCAGTTTTTGCAGGGCGAGGTATTCGTCACGCAAGCGGGCGGCTTCCATAAACTCCAGTTCTTTGGCAGCCTTTTCCATGGCTTTGCGTGTTCGATCAGCCATTTTAACCAACTCATCTTTACTTAAGTAAGCCGCTACCGGATCGGCTGCCAAACTCACCTCTTCATTTTCAACATAGTATTTTTTAGTCGACCTTTTCGAATCAGCAACTTTGGTCTGGTTTAGAATGGATTCTTTCGAGCGGATGATGGTGGTAGGAACAATGCCATTAGCTTTATTATAATCGGCCTGAATTTTTCTTCTGCGATTAGTTTCATCAATGGCTTGTTGCATCGATTCCGTAACGGTATCGGCATACATAATTACCCGACCATTTACGTTTCGGGCTGCCCGGCCGATGGTTTGTACCAGCGAACGTTGGTTGCGCAGGAAACCTTCTTTGTCAGCATCCAAAATGGCTACAAGAGAAACTTCCGGTAAGTCAAGGCCTTCTCTTAAAAGGTTGACGCCTACCAATACATCAAAAACACCGAGCCTTAGTTCGCGTAAAATCCCTACCCGTTCCAGTGTATCAACCTCAGAATGGATGTAGCGGCATTTAATGGCAGCACGCTCCATAAATTTGGTCAGTTCTTCTGCCATGCGTTTTGTAAGTGTGGTAACAAGTACCCGCTCACGGCTTTTTACCCGCTCATCGATTTCTTCAAAGAGGTCATCAATCTGGTTACGGCTTGGCCTGATGTCAATTTCCGGATCGAGCAGGCCTGTTGGTCGAATGAGTTGCTCTACAACAACGCCCTCTGATTTCCGTAATTCATATTCGGCAGGGGTGGCACTTACGTAAATCACCTGGTTTACTATTGACTCAAACTCGTTGAAGGTAAGCGGGCGATTGTCTAATGCTGAGGGTAACCGAAAGCCATAGTCTACCAGATTCACTTTTCTTGACCGGTCACCCCCCCACATGGCGCGTATTTGCGGTACGGTAACGTGACTTTCATCAATAATAATAAGGTAATCGTCCGGGAAGTAATCCAGCAAACAAAAGGGCCGTGCCCCGGGTTTTCTGCGATCGAAGTAGCGCGAGTAGTTTTCAACCCCTGAACAATACCCGAGCTCGCGTAACATTTCAAGATCAAACTCAGTGCGCTCTTTTAATCGTTTAGCTTCGAGGTGACGTTTCTCTGATTCAAACATTTCCACCTGTATAACCATGTCATCCTGAATTTCGCGAATGGCTTGTTGCAGGGAATCTTTTCCGGTTACGAAGAGATTGGCCGGAAAGATGGTTACAATTTTCTCATCTGAAATTTTCTTTCCGGTAACGGGATCAATCCGTTGAATGGATTCGATTTCATCGCCCCAAAAGTAAATTCGGATGGCATAGTCGGCATACGCCAGGAAAATATCTACTGTATCACCTTTCACCCGAAAGGTGCCGCGCTTAAAATCGGCTTCTGTTCGATGATATAAAATATCCACCAAGGCAAACAGCAAGCGATTGCGTGCGATGGTTTCGTTTACTTTCAGCTTAATAACATTTTTCCCAAACTCATCCGGGTTGCCGATACCATAAATGCACGAAACCGAAGCCACTACGAGCACGTCTCTTCTGCCGGTAAGTAAGGAAGAGGTTGCACTTAATCTTAGCTTTTCAATTTCTTCATTGATCGACAAATCTTTTTCAATGTAGAGATTGGAGGAGGGAATGTAGGCTTCGGGCTGGTAGTAATCGTAATAGGAAATAAAGTACTCTACGGCATTATCGGGAAAGAAATTTTTGAATTCGCCATAAAGTTGGGCGGCCAGGGTTTTATTGTGGCTCAGTACCAACGTAGGCTTTTGCACCTGGGCCACCACATTGGCCATGGTAAATGTTTTTCCCGATCCGGTAACCCCCAGTAAGGTTTGATGTAATTCGCCCCGTTGAAGGCCTTCGACTAATTGTTGTATAGCCTTGGGCTGGTCGCCTGTGGGAACGTAATCGCTGGTGAGGATAAAGTCCAATGTTGTTGTTGGTTATTCGTTGTTAGTTGCTCGAAAAAATATAAGGCTGAACAACAAGCCAACAACAAATAACGGTTAGTTATTCCAGATCTGCCACGATTTTTCGGCCTGTACATGTAACATTTCCAAACCATTTTTAATGGTTGCCCCGCGCATTTCGGCTTTTTGCAAAAACATGGTACGTGCCGGGTTGTATATCAAGTCGTACACGTAGTGGTTTTTGGTCAGGCATTCATAGGGAATGGGCGGGTACAATTCCGTTTGCGGATACATGCCCAGCGGGGTTGTGTTGATAACAAGCAACGATTCTTTTACAAGGTTGCTATTTGTTTTCAGTTCATCGTAGGTAAGGTTACCCTTCCCTTTAGCGCGTGAAACAACGTTGAATTCGATGTTTAGCTTAGTCAGTGCCTGACGTACGGCTTTTGATGAGCCACCGGAGCCTAACACCAGGGCTTTTATTGTTTTGTTTTTCGGAAGCCATTTTTCAAGGGTTTCTAAAAATGCAACCGAATCGGTATTATATCCTTTCAGCTTGCCGTTTTCAACCTTTACAACATTTACGGCCCCGATCTCTTTGGCGGCCGGGTCAACTTCATCAAGGTATTGAAGTATTTGTTCTTTGTAGGGCAACGTTACGTTTAGTCCGCTTAATCCTTTTGTATTGGCCAGCAGCATTTCAATTTCCTGTATTTTTTCCAGCGGAAATAGTTCGTAATGATAATCGCGAAGGCCATCGCGAAAGAATTTTTCATCGAAATAGGATTTGGAGAAGGAGTGGCTAACGGTAGCGCCAATAAGCCCATAGATTTTTTCCATTTAGATTTTTGTTTTTAGTCTGACAGCAATCTTTTCAATCAATACTACTATAAAAACTCCAAGTGCCATCATTACAATAGCCTGGATAATCTGAGGGTCGTTTCCGGTTTTTGCAAGAAAGTCCCAAGGTAATACACTTTTGTCAAATGCCGGAACTTGCTTTCCGGCACTGTCTAACCTAAAGGCAGTAACCTCTTTCCACGGCCATACTTTGTTTAGCGAGCCTAGCATAAAGCCACCCAATAGAGCCAGGGCAAGATTTCGATGATGCGTCAGTATCCATGTTAGTAAACGTGAGAAACTGATCAGCCCTAATACACAACCAACAGCAAACACTAAAATTACAGGTATATTTATTTTTGTGATGGCTTGTATCATGTACTCATATTTGCTTAACAGCAAAAGGATAAATGCACCTGATATTCCCGGAAGGATCATGGCGCAAATTGCCAAAGCCCCTGCAATAAAAATGAACCATAAATCATCGGGTGTTTGCGCAGGCGAAAGGATGGTTATGGTATACGCTATCGCAATGCCCGAAATAAAAGTAAAAATGATTCCACCATGCCATTTTTTTATTTCACGCAGAATGAGGGGAGAGGAAATAAGTATAAGCCCAAAGAAAAATGACCACACCTGAATGGGGTAATTGGCCAGCAGCCAATGCATAAGTTTAGCCAATGATAGCAGGCTTGTTAAAATACCGGCAAACAACACAATAAGAAATGTGCCGTTTATTTTTTTCCAGAAATCTGCGAACCGGAATGTGCGCAACAGGGTGAATGCCTCAACATCAACCGAGCGAATGGAGCTTAATAGCTCCTCATAAATGCCGGTTATGAAAGCAATGGTCCCACCTGACACACCGGGTATGACATCGGCACCGCCCATGGCTAACCCTTTTAAATAAAGCAGTATATAATCTTTAGGTCGCCTCAAGATTAGTCTACGTAAAACGGGGGAGTTTTCTTGTCTACCTTTCGTTCAATGCCTAAGAAATGCAAAAATGTATCACCCCGTAAGCCAAGCCGGATGGTTTCCAGCGGGATGACTTCGTTTGGGGCAATGTTGCCCAGGTTTACATTTGCGC is part of the Cyclobacteriaceae bacterium genome and harbors:
- a CDS encoding shikimate dehydrogenase yields the protein MEKIYGLIGATVSHSFSKSYFDEKFFRDGLRDYHYELFPLEKIQEIEMLLANTKGLSGLNVTLPYKEQILQYLDEVDPAAKEIGAVNVVKVENGKLKGYNTDSVAFLETLEKWLPKNKTIKALVLGSGGSSKAVRQALTKLNIEFNVVSRAKGKGNLTYDELKTNSNLVKESLLVINTTPLGMYPQTELYPPIPYECLTKNHYVYDLIYNPARTMFLQKAEMRGATIKNGLEMLHVQAEKSWQIWNN
- a CDS encoding DUF368 domain-containing protein; the protein is MRRPKDYILLYLKGLAMGGADVIPGVSGGTIAFITGIYEELLSSIRSVDVEAFTLLRTFRFADFWKKINGTFLIVLFAGILTSLLSLAKLMHWLLANYPIQVWSFFFGLILISSPLILREIKKWHGGIIFTFISGIAIAYTITILSPAQTPDDLWFIFIAGALAICAMILPGISGAFILLLLSKYEYMIQAITKINIPVILVFAVGCVLGLISFSRLLTWILTHHRNLALALLGGFMLGSLNKVWPWKEVTAFRLDSAGKQVPAFDKSVLPWDFLAKTGNDPQIIQAIVMMALGVFIVVLIEKIAVRLKTKI
- the uvrB gene encoding excinuclease ABC subunit UvrB, which encodes MDFILTSDYVPTGDQPKAIQQLVEGLQRGELHQTLLGVTGSGKTFTMANVVAQVQKPTLVLSHNKTLAAQLYGEFKNFFPDNAVEYFISYYDYYQPEAYIPSSNLYIEKDLSINEEIEKLRLSATSSLLTGRRDVLVVASVSCIYGIGNPDEFGKNVIKLKVNETIARNRLLFALVDILYHRTEADFKRGTFRVKGDTVDIFLAYADYAIRIYFWGDEIESIQRIDPVTGKKISDEKIVTIFPANLFVTGKDSLQQAIREIQDDMVIQVEMFESEKRHLEAKRLKERTEFDLEMLRELGYCSGVENYSRYFDRRKPGARPFCLLDYFPDDYLIIIDESHVTVPQIRAMWGGDRSRKVNLVDYGFRLPSALDNRPLTFNEFESIVNQVIYVSATPAEYELRKSEGVVVEQLIRPTGLLDPEIDIRPSRNQIDDLFEEIDERVKSRERVLVTTLTKRMAEELTKFMERAAIKCRYIHSEVDTLERVGILRELRLGVFDVLVGVNLLREGLDLPEVSLVAILDADKEGFLRNQRSLVQTIGRAARNVNGRVIMYADTVTESMQQAIDETNRRRKIQADYNKANGIVPTTIIRSKESILNQTKVADSKRSTKKYYVENEEVSLAADPVAAYLSKDELVKMADRTRKAMEKAAKELEFMEAARLRDEYLALQKLIDDKK